One window from the genome of Anopheles merus strain MAF chromosome 3R, AmerM5.1, whole genome shotgun sequence encodes:
- the LOC121596065 gene encoding ATP-dependent RNA helicase WM6 produces the protein MADNEDLLDYEEEDQTEQVVAETTEQPKKDVKGTYVSIHSSGFRDFLLKPEILRAIVDCGFEHPSEVQHECIPQAVLGMDILCQAKSGMGKTAVFVLATLQQLEPTENVPYVLVMCHTRELAFQISKEYERFCKYMPTIKVAVFFGGLPIQKDEEVLKTTTPHIIVGTPGRVLALIRNKKLNLKNLKHFILDECDKMLEQLDMRRDVQEIFRNTPHGKQVMMFSATLSKEIRPVCKKFMQDPMEVYVDDETKLTLHGLQQHYVKLKENEKNKKLFELLDVLEFNQVVIFVKSVQRCMALAQLLTEQNFPAIGIHRGMVQEERLSRYQQFKDFQKRILVATNLFGRGMDIERVNIVFNYDMPEDSDTYLHRVARAGRFGTKGLAITFISDEADAKILNDVQDRFDVNINELPDEIDLSSYIEGR, from the exons GGAACAGCCGAAGAAGGACGTGAAGGGTACTTACGTATCGATTCACAGCTCCGGTTTCCGTGATTTTCTGCTGAAGCCTGAAATTCTGCGCGCCATTGTCGACTGTGGTTTCGAGCATCCCTCCGAAG TGCAACACGAATGTATTCCGCAGGCGGTGCTTGGTATGGACATTCTGTGCCAGGCCAAGTCCGGTATGGGAAAGACGGCCGTGTTTGTGCTTGCcacgctgcagcagctggAGCCGACCGAGAACGTGCCGTACGTGCTGGTCATGTGCCACACGCGCGAGCTCGCTTTCCAGATCAGCAAGGAGTACGAGCGGTTCTGCAAGTACATGCCCACCATCAAGGTGGCCGTGTTCTTCGGCGGGCTGCCGATCCAGAAGGATGAGGAAGTGCTGAAAACGACGACCCCACACATCATCGTCGGAACACCGGGCCGCGTGCTGGCGCTCATCCGCAACAAGAAGCTGAACCTGAAGAACTTGAAACATTTCATCCTCGACGAGTGCGACAAAATGCTCGAACAGTTGG ATATGCGGCGCGACGTCCAGGAGATTTTCCGTAACACACCCCACGGAAAGCAAGTGATGATGTTCTCCGCCACGCTGAGCAAAGAAATTCGCCCAGTGTGCAAAAAGTTCATGCAAGAT CCCATGGAAGTGTATGTTGACGATGAAACCAAACTAACTCTGCACGGTTTACAGCAGCACTACGTGAAGCtgaaggaaaatgaaaagaacaaGAAGCTCTTCGAGCTGCTCGATGTGTTGGAATTTAACCAG GTTGTAATCTTCGTGAAATCCGTGCAACGTTGCATGGCGCTGGCGCAGCTACTGACCGAGCAGAACTTCCCCGCCATCGGTATCCACCGGGGCATGGTGCAGGAGGAGCGCTTGTCGCGGTACCAGCAGTTCAAGGATTTCCAGAAGCGCATCCTGGTCGCGACGAACCTGTTCGGCCGCGGTATGGATATCGAGCGTGTGAACATTGTGTTCAACTACGATATGCCGGAAGACTCCGACACCTACCTGCATCGGGTGGCCCGTGCCGGCCGTTTCGGTACCAAGGGTCTGGCCATAACGTTCATCTCGGACGAGGCGGACGCGAAGATTCTGAACGATGTGCAGGACCGATTCGATGTGAATATCAACGAGCTGCCGGACGAAATCGATCTCTCCTCGTACA TTGAAGGACGATAA
- the LOC121596063 gene encoding carnitine O-acetyltransferase-like: MNMTRLIQSRTIASPLGRVLTAASASSPAANASGKMCPTSQQNYATAAAGGAGPLALQRQPVPKLADTMQKLVRSIEPHVDADTLAGTKRAVEKFTVPGGIGQKLQSLLEQRAAQKDNWLADWWLRCAYMEYRDPVIVYSSPGLVFPRASYKTLDEQLQYAAKMISAALAYKMLIDGGKIKPEMMGKVPLDMSQYEKIFGTCRIPGRERDSVQYNPRSRHIVVACNNHYYRLPVFTAAGGIVSERQILAELKKIAAKEGNSRAAPLGILTANHRDSWAQAYETLMADATNRASVESIQQALFVLSIDRELPQKQGTDHIVTASDLLIHGGGSAANGGNRWYDKTIQLVVAPNGINGLTYEHSPAEGQPIAVMTDFLLEYIGSGKCLNTMDQAELSAGAVKLDFNVTPAVRSEIDQAAGFVDKLAADIQMDYLHFTDYGKGFIKTQRMSPDSYIQMAIQYAFYRLHHVPGAHYESAQNRMYLHGRTETIRSCSVESVAFARAMLEPKRDGRSKLEAMKAAINAHKAYVSMAIQGYGVDRHLLGLKLTAKENGLALPELYADQGLQKSAHMRLSTSQVASRYDAFMCYGPLTQDGYGCCYNPKEDDMWFGVSAFRSNKDTDLARFRVSLQEALREMYEVLVVYGEKPKGKL; encoded by the coding sequence ATGAACATGACTCGCTTGATTCAATCGCGAACCATAGCTTCACCACTCGGGAGAGTTTTAACGGCCGCCAGTGCATCATCTCCAGCAGCAAACGCATCAGGCAAAATGTGTCCAACGTCCCAGCAAAACTacgcaactgctgctgctggcggggCAGGACCGCTAGCGCTACAGCGCCAACCCGTCCCGAAGCTGGCCGACACGATGCAGAAGCTGGTAAGATCGATTGAACCGCACGTCGATGCGGACACGCTGGCCGGCACTAAGAGGGCGGTGGAGAAGTTTACCGTCCCTGGCGGGATCGGTCAGAAGCTGCAGAGTCTGCTGGAACAGCGCGCGGCCCAGAAGGACAACTGGCTTGCCGATTGGTGGCTGCGCTGTGCGTACATGGAGTATCGCGATCCGGTTATCGTGTACTCCAGCCCTGGGCTCGTGTTTCCCCGGGCCAGTTACAAAACGCTCGATGAGCAGTTGCAGTACGCAGCCAAGATGATTTCCGCCGCCCTGGCCTACAAGATGCTGATCGACGGCGGTAAGATCAAGCCGGAAATGATGGGTAAGGTGCCGCTGGATATGTCGCAGTACGAGAAGATTTTCGGCACCTGTCGCATCCCGGGAAGGGAGCGTGATTCGGTGCAGTACAATCCACGCTCTCGGCATATTGTGGTTGCGTGCAACAATCACTACTATCGGCTGCCGGTCTTCACTGCCGCTGGTGGGATCGTAAGCGAGCGGCAAATCCTTGCCGAGCTGAAGAAGATCGCCGCGAAGGAAGGGAATAGTCGGGCAGCTCCGCTCGGTATCCTCACCGCCAACCATCGGGATAGTTGGGCGCAGGCGTACGAAACGCTGATGGCCGACGCGACCAACCGAGCGTCGGTGGAATCCATCCAGCAGGCGCTTTTCGTGCTTTCGATCGACCGCGAGCTGCCGCAGAAGCAGGGCACCGATCACATCGTAACGGCAAGCGATCTGCTGATCCATGGCGGCGGTTCGGCTGCCAACGGTGGCAATCGATGGTACGACAAAACGATCCAGCTCGTTGTAGCACCGAACGGTATCAACGGGCTGACGTACGAACACTCTCCGGCCGAGGGACAACCGATCGCTGTGATGACGGACTTTCTGCTCGAGTACATCGGCAGCGGCAAGTGCCTCAATACGATGGATCAAGCCGAGCTGAGTGCGGGCGCGGTAAAGCTGGACTTTAACGTTACACCGGCGGTACGGTCGGAAATCGACCAGGCCGCTGGGTTCGTGGACAAGCTGGCGGCCGACATACAGATGGACTATCTGCACTTTACCGACTACGGCAAGGGCTTCATCAAAACGCAGCGCATGAGCCCGGACAGCTACATCCAGATGGCGATCCAGTACGCGTTCTATCGGCTGCATCACGTCCCGGGGGCACACTACGAGTCGGCCCAGAACCGGATGTACCTGCACGGCCGCACCGAGACGATCCGCTCATGCTCGGTGGAATCGGTTGCGTTCGCGCGCGCCATGCTCGAGCCTAAGCGGGACGGGCGCTCCAAGCTGGAAGCGATGAAGGCGGCCATCAACGCCCACAAAGCGTACGTTTCGATGGCTATCCAGGGGTACGGAGTGGATCGGCATCTGCTCGGACTGAAGCTGACGGCGAAGGAGAACGGGCTGGCCCTGCCGGAGCTGTACGCCGATCAGGGATTGCAGAAGAGTGCGCACATGCGCCTGTCTACCAGTCAGGTTGCGTCGCGGTATGACGCGTTCATGTGCTACGGACCGTTGACGCAGGACGGTTACGGATGCTGCTACAACCCGAAGGAGGACGACATGTGGTTCGGTGTGTCGGCGTTCCGGTCGAACAAGGACACGGATTTGGCACGGTTCCGCGTCAGCCTGCAGGAGGCGCTGCGTGAAATGTACGAAGTGTTGGTCGTGTACGGTGAGAAGCCTAAGGGCAAGCTGTAA
- the LOC121595680 gene encoding 28S ribosomal protein S14, mitochondrial: MSVVGFVSRFVTCGQNLAGYRLQQVRNKWADWRMIKDYKRRQCVVQHADARLRVNSLRKNTILPVELREIASKEIEAFPRDSSLVRVRERCAVTSRSRGIVHRWRVSRIVWRHLADYNKLSGVQRAMW; the protein is encoded by the exons ATGTCGGTGGTGGGTTTCGTATCCCGGTTTGTAACGTGTGGCCAAAATCTGGCCGGCTATAGG CTCCAGCAAGTACGCAACAAATGGGCCGACTGGCGTATGATCAAGGACTACAAGCGACGCCAGTGCGTGGTGCAGCATGCCGACGCCCGGCTGCGCGTTAACTCACTCCGGAAGAACACGATCCTGCCGGTGGAACTGCGGGAAATTGCCAGCAAAGAGATTGAGGCATTTCCGCGCGACTCCTCGCTGGTGCGGGTACGCGAACGGTGCGCAGTAACGTCACGCTCACGCGGTATCGTGCACCGGTGGCGCGTTAGCCGCATCGTTTGGCGTCATCTGGCCGACTACAACAAATTGTCCGGCGTTCAGCGAGCCATGTGGTAG
- the LOC121595678 gene encoding uncharacterized protein LOC121595678 — translation MDLPMEHALRRSMLLIRGQPDKADHLQDVLFDTAIKYTHTGYRVLFFTRKPLERVAASIREQFSDLFKMITFIYVQTIDATMKRLLDLQRWTNCIPGLIIVESFDLLVTPNPNDGQSKQDFQRSLVLSLLADTVRTISVKQKGTCNCIVTLNYGSLETLPVELFYREHNVLDVNHVHESSDILSVMMENEHSIANNLL, via the coding sequence ATGGATCTTCCAATGGAGCATGCGCTGCGACGGTCGATGCTGCTGATCCGTGGACAGCCGGACAAAGCGGACCACCTGCAGGACGTCCTGTTCGATACCGCCATCAAGTACACGCACACCGGCTATCGGGTACTGTTCTTCACCCGAAAGCCCCTGGAACGGGTGGCGGCCAGCATACGCGAGCAGTTTAGCGATCTGTTCAAAATGATCACCTTCATCTACGTGCAGACGATCGATGCGACGATGAAGCGGCTGCTCGATCTGCAACGCTGGACCAACTGCATACCGGGATTGATAATAGTCGAATCGTTTGATTTGCTGGTAACGCCGAACCCGAACGATGGCCAGTCGAAGCAAGACTTTCAGCGCTCCCTGGTACTGTCTCTGTTGGCCGATACGGTGCGTACGATTTCGGTCAAACAGAAGGGCACGTGCAATTGTATCGTGACGCTCAATTACGGTTCGCTGGAAACGTTACCGGTGGAGCTGTTTTACCGCGAACACAACGTGCTCGATGTGAATCATGTGCACGAATCGTCGGACATTCTTTCGGTGATGATGGAAAACGAACACAGTATTGCTAATAATTTACTATGA
- the LOC121595675 gene encoding 2',5'-phosphodiesterase 12 gives MFSTALTRPFSRIRLKTTLSPRSPYPCAGYTHRYGSNFVPKQRFAMRTAYFKQLPGEEQCQISFHLVLDRYKIDKVFNFNRNLTEQIDSSLDRIRVNVEKEFQKKNKRKKAKKAPAGQAAEEGGAAEPPVEGSAEPVPVVVSLGTAEERLTNMTIADMLAKLTTHPNVQLTVMDADFQISYNSPEVHAVKLPTSILADFYVSPSRLELHFATPECSAYCWSRGRMPESGNAQQIEWEPVGSELSYLVQKGDVGLHLKFSCTPTDETGRTGPLTEIISPQPVQAGPGLCPFEVRHLFTQQKLRDGQFRVVSYNILADLYTDSEYSRTVLFGYTAPYALEIDYRKQLFVKEILGYRADLICLQEVDTKVFSLDLVPIFSRKNLAGHYQAKGKVAEGLATFYDLNKFELLEKDGVILSEILERYPQLWDRIRDNQPMVERIANRSTALQLTLLRSKHDPRKHLLVANTHLYFAPDADHVRLLQMGYAMQYVCEQHERIRQQYELSEASDLALVFCGDFNSTPECGIYQLMTQQTVGPDVPDWVSNVDEAVKGVSLSQPFQMGSACGCPEYTNYTVGFKACIDYIFFMRGALNVNDVIPMPSEEELSLYQAIPSLVFPSDHIALVANFEWAK, from the exons ATGTTCAGTACGGCACTGACCCGTCCGTTCAGTAGGATACGATTGAAAACAACCCTTTCGCCACGTTCGCCGTATCCCTGCGCAGGATATACCCACCGGTACGGTTCGAACTTTGTCCCGAAGCAACGCTTTGCCATGCGAACCGCCTACTTTAAACAGCTGCCGGGCGAGGAGCAGTGTCAGATCAGCTTTCACCTGGTGCTGGACCGGTACAAGATCGACAAAGTGTTCAACTTCAACCGCAACCTGACGGAGCAGATCGACAGCAGCCTGGACCGTATCCGGGTAAACGTGGAGAAAGAATTccagaagaaaaacaagcgGAAAAAGGCGAAAAAGGCACCCGCCGGACAAGCGGCTGAAGAAGGCGGCGCGGCGGAACCGCCGGTGGAAGGATCTGCGGAACCAGTACCGGTGGTCGTGTCCCTCGGTACGGCGGAGGAACGGCTTACCAACATGACCATCGCTGACATGCTCGCCAAGCTAACGACGCACCCGAACGTGCAGCTTACCGTGATGGATGCGGACTTTCAAATTTCATACAACAGCCCGGAGGTGCATGCGGTCAAACTGCCCACCTCGATACTGGCCGATTTCTACGTCTCACCGTCCCGGCTGGAGCTACACTTTGCCACACCGGAGTGCAGCGCGTACTGTTGGTCGCGGGGCCGCATGCCTGAGTCGGGTAATGCGCAGCAGATCGAATGGGAGCCGGTCGGGTCAGAGCTGTCCTATCTGGTGCAGAAGGGTGACGTGGGGCTGCACCTTAAGTTTAGCTGCACACCGACGGATGAGACGGGCCGTACGGGACCGCTGACGGAAATCATTTCGCCCCAGCCAGTACAGGCCGGCCCGGGTCTGTGTCCGTTCGAAGTGCGGCATCTGTTCACGCAGCAGAAGCTGCGCGATGGGCAGTTCCGGGTGGTGTCGTACAACATACTGGCCGATCTGTACACGGACAGCGAGTACAGCCGGACGGTGCTGTTCGGTTACACCGCACCGTACGCGCTCGAGATCGACTACCGGAAGCAGCTGTTCGTGAAGGAGATACTGGGCTACCGGGCGGACCTCATCTGTCTGCAGGAGGTCGACACGAAGGTGTTCAGCCTGGATTTGGTGCCGATTTTCAGCCGCAAAAACCTTGCCGGCCACTATCAAGCGAAGGGCAAGGTGGCGGAAGGGTTGGCAACATTTTACGATTTGAACAAGTTCGA ACTGCTTGAAAAGGATGGCGTTATTTTAAGCGAAATTTTGGAACGCTACCCCCAGCTGTGGGACAGGATACGGGACAACCAACCGATGGTGGAGCGGATAGCGAACCGTTCCACTGCACTGCAGCTTACCCTGCTACGCAGCAAGCATGACCCGCGGAAGCATCTGCTCGTTGCCAACACGCACCTGTACTTCGCGCCGGACGCGGACCACGTGCGCTTGCTGCAGATGGGATACGCAATGCAGTACGTATGCGAGCAGCACGAGCGCATCCGGCAGCAGTACGAACTATCGGAAGCGAGCGATTTGGCGCTCGTGTTTTGTGGTGACTTTAATTCCACGCCGGAATGTGGCATCTACCAGCTTATGACGCAGCAGACCGTCGGGCCGGATGTTCCCGATTGGGTCAGCAACGTGGACGAAGCGGTGAAGGGTGTTTCGCTTTCGCAACCGTTCCAGATGGGATCGGCCTGCGGGTGTCCGGAGTACACTAACTACACGGTCGGGTTTAAGGCGTGCATCGATTACATCTTTTTCATGCGCGGCGCACTGAACGTGAATGACGTGATTCCGATGCCGAGCGAGGAGGAACTGTCGCTGTATCAAGCGATTCCGTCGCTCGTCTTTCCATCGGATCATATTGCGCTTGTCGCTAACTTTGAGTGGGCGAAGTAA
- the LOC121595676 gene encoding FAD-dependent oxidoreductase domain-containing protein 1: protein MFQALQRRSSKLSVLRQARNQQPRITYSSRRRYASSGEGSKGGSGKPSGDFSDQVEANKDNPISRTLKLIGNDVQRMKKFILPSSYTNPGAKGDSPDSAHSIENYLERYRRDGFQSHCDVLVIGGGGVGSSIAYWLKKRARQGLNVVVLEKDATYAQASTCLSVGGLRQQFSIVENIQMSLYGADFMRNSRDYLGDDVDLNFTPHGYLLLASEAGAEQLEQNSKLQCALGAKNELLTAKRLKERFPWMNTEGIALGCHGLEKEGWFDPWALLSGFRKRAIEYGAHYVEGEMVGFGFRQQPDILAEGIEEGSYEGIDRAFVKMKDGEMREIKFAIAIIAAGAQSGAIAKMARIGTGKGMLSIPLPVEPRKRYVYVFQCENDQGPGINTPLTIDPSGTYFRRDGLGGNYLGGKSPLPEEEPPVDNLDVDHTFFDKTVWPNLAQMVPAFEAIKVKNAWAGYYEFNTFDENGIVGPHPYYNNLYIATGFSGHGIQQTPAVGRAVSEMIIDGGFRTVDLTRFGFDRIIVDQPMYEANIF from the exons ATGTTTCAGGCGTTGCAACGAAGATCCTCCAAGCTGTCCGTACTACGGCAGGCCCGAAATCAACAGCCCCGCATCACATACAGCTCCAGACGACGGTATGCCTCATCCGGCGAGGGAAGCAAAGGCGGCTCGGGCAAACCCAGCGGAGATTTCTCCGACCAGGTAGAAGCGAACAAGGATAATCCGATCTCGCGCACCCTAAAGCTGATCGGGAACGATGTGCAGCGAATGAAAAAGTTCATCCTACCGAGCAGTTACACAAATCCAGGTGCTAAGGGGGATTCCCCCGATTCCGCGCATTCGATCGAAAACTACCTTGAACGGTACCGAAGGGACGGGTTCCAATCGCACTGCGACGTGCTCGTAatcggcggtggcggtgtcgGATCGTCCATAGCCTACTGGCTGAAGAAGCGAGCCCGCCAGGGTCTGAACGTGGTGGTACTGGAAAAGGATGCAACGTACGCGCAGGCCTCCACCTGCCTGTCGGTGGGCGGACTGCGGCAGCAGTTTTCCATCGTCGAAAACATCCAGATGAGCCTTTACGGTGCGGACTTTATGCGCAACAGCCGGGACTATCTGGGCGACGACGTTGATCTTAACTTTACCCCGCACGGCTACTTGCTGTTGGCGAGTGAGGCGGGCGCGGAACAGCTGGAACAAAACTCGAAGCTACAGTGTGCGCTCGGGGCGAAGAATGAGCTGCTGACGGCGAAACGGTTGAAGGAACGCTTTCCCTGGATGAACACGGAGGGCATTGCGCTCGGGTGCCACGGGCTGGAGAAGGAAGGATGGTTCGATCCGTGGGCACTGCTGTCCGGGTTCCGGAAGCGTGCCATCGAGTACGGCGCCCACTACGTGGAGGGGGAGATGGTTGGGTTCGGCTTTCGGCAGCAGCCGGACATACTGGCCGAAGGCATCGAGGAAGGCTCGTACGAGGGGATCGATCGGGCGTTCGTAAAGATGAAGGATGGTGAGATGAGGGAGATCAAGTTTGCCATCGCCATCATAGCGGCCGGTGCGCAGTCGGGTGCGATCGCCAAAATGGCACGCATTGGGACGGGGAAGGGCATGCTCTCGATACCGCTACCGGTTGAGCCGCGCAAGCGGTACGTGTACGTGTTCCAGTGTGAGAATGATCAAGGGCCGGGAATCAACACGCCGCTCACGATCGATCCGAGCGGGACGTACTTCCGGCGGGACGGGCTGGGTGGGAACTATCTCGGTGGCAAGAGTCCACTGCCGGAGGAGGAACCGCCGGTCGACAACTTGGACGTTGATCATACGTTTTTCGACAAGACGGTGTGGCCCAATTTGGCGCAGATGGTGCCGGCCTTCGAGGCGATTAAGGTGAAAAACGCCTGGGCCGGATACTACGAGTTCAATACGTTCGATGAGAATGGTATTGTGGGGCCACATCCGTACTACAACAATCTGTACATAGCGACGGGCTTTAGCGGGCACG GCATTCAGCAAACACCGGCCGTCGGAAGGGCAGTGTCGGAGATGATCATTGATGGTGGTTTCCGAACAGTCGATCTCACACGGTTCGGGTTCGATAGGATCATCGTCGATCAGCCAATGTACGAGGCAAACATTTTCTAG
- the LOC121595679 gene encoding calcium load-activated calcium channel has product MWADTLLIVFISIFTALLGEGLTWVMVYRTEKYQKLKGEVEKQSKKLEKRKETLGESLDKNHKKKIERDEEKLKNNNRDLSLVKMKSMFAIGFAFTALLSMFNSIFDGRIVARLPFVPISWIQGLSHRNLPGDDYTECSFIFLYILCTMSIRQNIQKMLGFAPSRAASKQAGGLFGPTPGQFK; this is encoded by the exons ATGTGGGCCGATACGCTGCTAATTGTTTTCATATCCATTTTCACCGCACTGCTGGGAGAAG GATTAACCTGGGTGATGGTTTATCGCACGGAAAAGTACCAAAAGCTGAAGGGAGAAGTCGAAAAGCAGAGCAAAAAAT tggaaaaacggaaagaaaCGCTCGGCGAATCGTTAGACAAGAaccacaaaaagaaaatcgaACGCGATGAGGAAAAGCTGAAGAACAACAACCGCGATCTGTCGCTGGTCAAGATGAAGTCAATGTTTGCCATCGGTTTCGCGTTCACCGCACTGCTCAGCATGTTCAACAGCAT TTTCGATGGGCGAATTGTGGCCCGCCTACCCTTCGTGCCAATCTCGTGGATCCAGGGGCTGAGCCATCGAAACCTGCCCGGCGATGATTACACCGAGTGTTCCTTCATCTTTCTCTACATCCTCTGCACGATGTCCATCCGGCAGAACATCCAGAAGATGCTGGGCTTTGCACCGTCGCGTGCCGCCAGCAAGCAGGCCGGAGGATTGTTCGGACCAACGCCGGGACAGTTTAAGTAA
- the LOC121595677 gene encoding probable 26S proteasome non-ATPase regulatory subunit 3 → MVSQTAAAAAPADPIVDVEMESAEDAEAAKKDAELLAVQEIRDHARQIDKAVVSKEPRFILRVLRSLPTTRRKLALVVVRSLAVQLYPAGPERDGIMAYIEDYPAGAQEPELPRPRAAIKSPVPEVDAYFHLLLLVRLLDKNDLPKATKCSQDLMAKVVGQNRRSLDLIAAKSYFYHSRVAELNNDLESIRSFLHSRLRTATLRNDFEGQAVLINCLLRNYLHYSLYDQADKLVNKSVFPETASNNECARFLYYLGRIKAAKLEYSVAHKQLVQALRKAPQQAAVGFRQTVQKLVIVVELLLGDIPERKVFRQAALRRSLGPYFQLTQAVRMGNLQRFGEVLVNFGEQFRQDHTFTLIIRLRHNVIKTAIRSIGLAYSRISPQDIARKLGLDSPEDAEFIVAKAIRDGVIEATLDPEKGYMRSKESTDIYSTREPQLAFHQRISFCLDLHNQSVKAMRYPPKSYGKELESAEERREREQQDLELAKEMAEEDDDGF, encoded by the coding sequence ATGGTTTCGCAGACTGCAGCAGCGGCCGCCCCAGCCGACCCCATCGTGGATGTGGAGATGGAAAGTGCCGAAGATGCGGAGGCCGCAAAGAAAGACGCGGAGCTGCTGGCGGTCCAGGAAATCCGTGACCATGCTCGACAGATCGACAAGGCGGTCGTGAGCAAGGAGCCGCGCTTCATACTGCGCGTGCTGCGTTCGCTTCCGACGACGCGCCGCAAGctggcgctggtggtggtgcgctcGCTGGCCGTGCAGCTGTACCCGGCCGGACCGGAGCGTGACGGCATAATGGCGTACATCGAGGACTATCCGGCCGGGGCACAGGAGCCGGAGCTGCCCCGTCCCCGCGCCGCCATCAAGAGCCCGGTGCCGGAGGTGGACGCTTACTTCCATCTGCTGCTTCTGGTGCGCCTGCTGGACAAGAACGATCTGCCGAAGGCGACCAAATGCTCGCAGGATCTGATGGCGAAGGTGGTCGGGCAGAACCGCCGATCGCTGGATCTGATTGCGGCCAAGAGCTACTTCTACCACTCGCGGGTGGCCGAACTGAACAACGATTTGGAAAGTATTCGCTCGTTCCTACACTCCCGGCTGCGTACGGCCACACTGAGGAACGATTTCGAGGGCCAGGCGGTGCTGATCAACTGTCTGCTGCGCAACTATCTGCACTACTCGCTGTACGATCAGGCGGACAAGCTGGTGAACAAGTCGGTGTTTCCGGAAACGGCCAGCAACAACGAGTGTGCCCGCTTCCTCTATTACCTGGGGCGCATCAAGGCGGCCAAGCTGGAGTACAGTGTGGCGCACAAGCAGCTGGTACAGGCGCTGCGGAAAGCACCCCAGCAGGCCGCCGTCGGATTCCGCCAGACGGTGCAAAAGCTGGTGATCGTGGTGGAGCTGCTGCTTGGCGATATACCCGAGCGGAAGGTGTTCCGACAGGCTGCATTGCGCCGCTCGCTCGGCCCCTACTTCCAGCTCACTCAGGCGGTGCGGATGGGCAATCTGCAGCGTTTCGGCGAGGTGCTGGTTAACTTTGGCGAACAGTTCCGTCAGGATCACACGTTCACGCTGATCATTCGCTTGCGGCACAATGTCATCAAGACGGCGATCCGTTCGATCGGCCTGGCGTATTCGCGCATCAGCCCGCAGGATATTGCGCGCAAGCTGGGCCTGGATTCGCCCGAAGACGCCGAGTTTATCGTGGCGAAGGCGATCCGCGACGGCGTGATCGAGGCCACGCTCGATCCCGAGAAGGGGTACATGCGCAGCAAGGAGAGCACCGACATCTACTCGACCCGTGAACCGCAGCTCGCTTTCCATCAGCGCATTTCGTTCTGTCTGGATCTGCACAATCAGAGCGTGAAGGCGATGCGCTACCCGCCCAAGTCATACGGAAAGGAGCTGGAAAGCGCCGAGGAGAGACGGGAACGGGAGCAGCAGGATCTGGAGCTGGCGAAGGAAATGGCCGAGGAGGATGACGATGGATTCTAA